From the Pomacea canaliculata isolate SZHN2017 linkage group LG14, ASM307304v1, whole genome shotgun sequence genome, one window contains:
- the LOC112554838 gene encoding dynein heavy chain 2, axonemal-like, which yields MSIVHTPRFFQFRDWPETQLHRFMANLIDTRHKLDDKTVLYMPFEGGEKNILDPTERAALVEQLAQDKEYVNRMEACVIHWTRQVKDLLSSKGHGAISENAGPLEEIEYWKNRCADLAGVRKQLESPMVLFIIDMLAHAKSDYVTTFKKQASELKMGSKQAETNYRFVSVLKESCHHLAEATPSEIPTMMPKILKTLRMIWVTSEFYNTVDLITGFLQKLSNEIIKRCCESINIDKVFQGYVISSRKTLNTCIDCCTSWEEVYDKTASIHHKFSGLQWNLDRDAVLSQVNGFIQRCKDLLEVCEAQEVFARFEDGYQKPMPQFGGRRGLDIVRSLKSVETLFDHSMKILAVHKRSILDVRSTTWHEDFSKFRKVMKDLEIMIQNLLLSIFETVTTVEQGIEILDVFMHFENHESVKRTIEKKTVDVFTLVKTEINAVSQELSIKGKALTHQQPKFAGASHRVRALKRRVEKIMTIIDRAFFLPSVGSIAEIRASYRKSLPWV from the exons ATGAGTATTGTTCATACGCCTAGATTTTTCCAATTCCGTGACTGGCCAGAAA cCCAGCTGCACCGATTTATGGCAAATTTGATAGACACAAGACATAAACTGGATGACAAGACTGTTCTGTACATGCCTTTTgaaggtggggaaaaaaatattttggatcCGACAGAAAGAGCAGCACTAGTGGAGCAGTTAGCACAGGATAAAGAATATGTGAACAGGATGGAAG CATGTGTAATCCACTGGACCCGGCAGGTTAAAGATCTCCTTTCATCAAAAGGTCACGGTGCAATATCAGAAAATGCAGGTCCTTTGGAGGAAATTGAATATTGGAAGAACAGATGTGCTGACCTTGCTGGTGTACGCAAACAGCTTGAAAGCCCAATGGTTCTATTTATCATCGACATGTTGGCACATGCCAAATCTGATTATGTCACCACTTTTAAGAAGCAAGCGTCAGAATTAAAG ATGGGGTCCAAACAGGCAGAAACCAATTATAGGTTTGTGTCTGTACTGAAAGAATCATGTCACCATTTGGCAGAGGCCACACCTTCAGAAATCCCAACCATGATGCCTAAGATTCTCAAGACTCTTCGAATGATTTGGGTGACCTCTGAATTCTACAATACCGTGGATTTAATAACAGGCTTTTTACAGAAG TTAAGCAATGAAATTATCAAACGTTGTTGTGAGTCCATCAACATAGACAAGGTCTTTCAAGGATAcgtcatcagcagcagaaagaCCCTGAACACTTGCATCGATTGCTGCACATCATGGGAGGAAGTATATGACAAG ACAGCTTCCATCCACCATAAGTTTTCTGGACTTCAATGGAATCTTGACAGAGATGCTGTCTTGTCTCAAGTTAATGGATTTATTCAGAGATGCAAGGATTTACTGGAG GTCTGTGAAGCACAGGAAGTTTTTGCTCGTTTTGAGGATGGATATCAGAAACCAATGCCACAGTTTGGAGGCCGTCGAGGCCTCGACATTGTACGGTCTCTCAAATCTGTGGAAACACTGTTTGATCACAGCATGAAGATCCTTGCAGTTCACAAAAGATCGATTTTGGATGTCAGATCTACTACTTGGCATGAAGATTTCAGCAA GTTTCGCAAAGTGATGAAAGATCTTGAGATTATGATACAGAATTTATTACTATCAATATTTGAAACAGTTACTACTGTTGAGCAGGGTATAGAAATTCTGGATGTTTTCATGCACTTTGAAAACCATGAG TCTGTCAAGCGTACtattgaaaaaaagacagtagATGTGTTTACCCTGGTGAAGACTGAGATAAACGCTGTAAGTCAGGAGTTATCTATCAAGGGTAAGGCTCTGACACATCAGCAACCCAAATTTGCTGGTGCTAGCCACAGGGTTCGAGCTCTGAAAAGACgtgttgaaaaaataatgacG ATTATAGACAGGGCCTTCTTTCTTCCATCAGTTGGCAGTATTGCAGAAATTAGAGCTTCATACCGTAAATCTCTGCCATGGGTGTGA